In Aspergillus nidulans FGSC A4 chromosome II, a single window of DNA contains:
- a CDS encoding uncharacterized protein (transcript_id=CADANIAT00004705) gives MTYLQSIDVRYGEDPSSEPSDGIHTVDGTNADINAGFGGDFVWLVPRYNSNAANAVSNIRIIIQGDPDSAYVDLAKGAGGDYRYLRLERDGGNKITEVRLLRRNDEADSSVVRALGFDGASGDINKGRGGDYLYVVWKY, from the exons ATGACCTACCTCCAGTCCATCGAT GTCCGTTACGGCGAGGACCCCAGCTCAGAGCCCTCTGATGGCATCCACACAGTCGACGGCACCAATGCCGACATAAATGCCGGGTTTGGAGGAGA CTTCGTCTGGCTCGTGCCACGCTACAactccaatgccgccaacGCGGTCTCCAACATTCGAATTATCATCCAAGGAGACCCGGACTCAGCCTACGTGGACCTAGCCAAGGGCGCGGGTGGGGACTACCGCTATCTGCGCTTGGAGCGCGACGGCGGCAACAAAATCACTGAGGTACGGCTGCTGCGCCGCAACGATGAGGCGGATTCCTCGGTGGTCAGGGCGCTGGGCTTTGACGGTGCCTCGGGCGATATCAACAAGGGCCGCGGCGGAGATTATTTGTATGTTGTGTGGAAGTATTAG
- a CDS encoding metallophosphoesterase family protein (transcript_id=CADANIAT00004706), producing MDTHSLRFSKEGTFQITVFSDLHFAEYENTAQGAKQDSRTAGVVRKVLQHEASTQLVVLNGDLISGYGTTSDNATRYLDQVLAPIQALGLPWAVTYGNHDNERFARSRELLDYESRTYPNYSLTRNMGPRDLEAGVSNYYLEVFAAETSHVPEMLLWFFDSRGGAQPHDWVHDSVVQWFIDTNANLTNKYNKAVPSIAFFHIPITATYDFQLYPGVDTSREPGINGEKVWWQGRGYDGKTGHDLKFMAALSATEGMLATFSGHDHDNDWCFKWKSPSATSSSAGLNVCYGRHTGYGGYGGLARGARQILLKQSTIKDEVATWIRLEDGLVPENVTLNATYGQDEYHPHQLPQRTELKRNIDMVEDMSQGIQLHLPTLYLLSLVLFWWKFNW from the exons ATGGACACACACAGTCTGCGCTTCTCCAAGGAAGGAACTTTTCAAATCACGGTCTTCTCAGACCTCCACTTCGCAGAGTACGAAAATACCGCTCAGGGCGCTAAGCAAGACTCAAGAACCGCCGGGGTAGTCCGCAAGGTTCTGCAGCATGAAGCCTCTACGCAACTTGTCGTGCTTAACGGCGACTTGATTTCTGGCTACGGCACCACATCAGACAATGCGACGCGGTATTTGGATCAGGTGCTCGCGCCGATCCAAGCGCTTGGCTTGCCGTGGGCCGTCACGTACGGGAACCACGATAACGAGCGCTTTGCTAGGTCGAGGGAACTGCTGGACTATGAGAGCAGGACGTACCCAAATTATAGTCTCACGAGGAATATGGGGCCGCGAGACTTGGAAGCAGGGGTCTCGAATTACTACCTGGAAGTATTTGCAGCCGAGACTTCGCACGTTCCTGAGATGCTTCTATGGTTCTTCGATAGTAGGGGCGGAGCTCAGCCTCATGACTGGGTACATGACTCG GTTGTTCAGTGGTTCATAGACACAAATGCCAACCTCACTAACAAGTATAACAAAGCGGTCCCATCGATTGCGTTCTTTCATATCCCCATCACTGCGACGTACGACTTCCAGCTTTACCCCGGTGTCGATACAAGTAGAGAGCCTGGAATCAATGGTGAGAAGGTCTGGTGGCAAGGTCGCGGCTACGACGGTAAAACAGGTCACGATCTGAAATTCATGGCGGCGTTGTCCGCCACAGAAGGAATGCTGGCTACATTTAGTGGGCATGACCATGATAACGACTG GTGCTTCAAGTGGAAGAGTCCGAGTGCCACGTCGAGCAGCGCGGGCCTCAACGTGTGCTATGGCCGCCACACCGGGTACGGCGGGTACGGTGGCCTGGCCCGAGGTGCTAGACAGATTCTTCTAAAGCAAAGTACCATCAAAGACGAAGTGGCGACGTGGATCCGACTGGAGGATGGGCTTGTCCCTGAAAATGTCACACTGAATGCGACTTATGGACAGGATGAATACCATCCTCACCAGCTTCCACAACGAACCGAGCTGAAAAGGAACATAGACATGGTTGAGGATATGAGTCAGGGAATCCAGCTCCATTTACCAACACTATATCTTCTCAGTCTTGTTCTGTTTTGGTGGAAATTCAACTGGTGA
- a CDS encoding uncharacterized protein (transcript_id=CADANIAT00004707) — translation MYYDTSPFARYAHPLLPMEVDISPQGGARPATPRLGENSDPPSGPTTPTPLPRNSLKRRALFSPQKTPNAAPATIPHMPQAPSICDQVSMVADDQLILLNDWKLAMTSLAKALDLTVSSLQGRPRDLAQGLAARFITLAKQDSPQRIPQMPAVAPPQPPRQMEQPNQPPTPEVSKEPPGRRTLQHTT, via the exons ATGTACTACGATACTAGTCCATTCGCCCGGTA tgctcatcccctcctccccatggaggtggatatctccccccAAGGCGGAGCCCGCCCGGCGACTCCGcgcctgggtgaaaactctgaccccccctcaggacctaccaccccgactcccctaccccggaactccctgaagagaagggccttattctcgccgcagaagactcccaatgcAGCTCCTGCCACTATACCTCATATGCCGCAAGCCCCATCAATCTGTGatcaggtcagcatggtagcagatgaccagctaatcctcctcaatgactggaaactagcaatgacctctctggctaaagctctagacctaactgtctcctccctacaAGGTCgtccaagagacctggcacAGggacttgcagccagattcatCACCCTCGCAAAGCAAGACTCCCCGCAGCGGATTCCTCAGATGCCTGCGGTTGCACCCCCACAACCACCCAGgcagatggaacagccaaaTCAACCTCCTACTCCTGAAGTGTCCAAAGAACCCCCAGGCAGGCGAACCTTGCAGCATACAACCTGA
- a CDS encoding ribonuclease H family protein (transcript_id=CADANIAT00004708) has product MGRPKTRLKKILQLLLSPLPEHAIIELPLPLLYMLPTDNKDYSPALLQISVYLDSLQTGQGAGFGYTVYFGPILVTKGHGPAGPRTEVYDAEIIGAVEGLRAALGQPCMGYSTQLVILLDNLAAASLLASYRPTLHRHRLSESFGQLATQPWKPLQVCWIPGHSGIAGNKLADKLAKLGSSIYSPNIPPSPAYLQRETKQQLRTETYTAYASKAPQAYKTLDIRPHTKESRTREHKLPRWVLGRLVAARTGHGDFTAYHQRFNHSDYLESCSCGRTKTPVHFFFCPYTRKRWKDRWRYIRDGPSKTIDWLLSTAAGAEEFSHIVQESSFFKDICPNWARRSA; this is encoded by the exons AtgggcaggcccaaaaccaggcttaaaaagatcctacagctcctcctcagccccctgccagagcacgctataatagagctgcctctccctctattATAcatgctcccaacagatAACAAAGACTATAGCCCTGCCctattacagatatcagtatacttGGACAGCTTGcaaactggccaaggggcaGGATTTGGCTATACagtctactttggccctatcctggtaaccaagggacatggccccgcgggccccaggacagaggtctatgatgcagaaattATAGgtgctgtagaaggcctacgcgcagccctgggacaaccatgtaTGGGTTACTCTACacagctagttatcctcctagacaacctagcagcagcctccctgctagcaagctataggcccACTCTGCATAGGCACAGACTGTCAGAGTCCTTTGGCCAGCTTGCTACCCA gccatggaagccccttcaagtctgctggatcccaggccattccgggattgctgggaacaagctggcagacaagcttgcgaagcttgggtcctctatatacagccctaacatccccccatcccctgcatacctacaACGGGAGACAAAACAGCAGCTtcgtacagagacatatacagcatatgctagtaaggcaccacaagcctacaagaccctggatatcagaccccatacaaaggaaagccgcacccgcgagcacaagcttccccgttgggtacttggccgactcgtcgccgcccgtacaggccacggagactttacggcataccaccagcgcttcaaccactcagactacctggagagctgctcttgtggtaggaccaagaccccagtgcacttcttcttctgcccatacaccagaaagcgctggaaagatagatggagatatataagggACGGCCcatcaaaaacaatagactggctcttaagtacagctgccggggctgaagaattcagccacatcgtgcaagaatcatccttcttcaaggatatatgcccgaactgggcccgccggagcgcttga